The proteins below come from a single bacterium genomic window:
- a CDS encoding HNH endonuclease yields the protein MHRGPLTAALVSLSLFLAFGDAPSYAEAGLRARRAAATKSVKGVKRDHRGRIKRSSRAKHDFQKEHPCPATGKTSGRCPGYVIDHVEPLACGGPDDPSNMQWQTVAEAKAKDKTERQNCGAR from the coding sequence ATGCACCGTGGACCGCTGACCGCCGCGCTCGTCTCGCTCTCGCTCTTCCTCGCCTTCGGCGACGCTCCGTCCTACGCGGAGGCCGGGCTGCGCGCGCGCCGCGCCGCGGCGACGAAGTCGGTCAAGGGGGTCAAGCGCGACCATCGCGGGCGGATCAAGCGCAGTTCGCGCGCCAAGCACGATTTCCAGAAAGAGCACCCCTGCCCCGCGACCGGCAAGACGAGCGGCCGCTGCCCCGGCTACGTGATCGACCACGTCGAGCCGCTCGCCTGCGGCGGGCCGGACGATCCGTCGAACATGCAGTGGCAGACCGTCGCCGAGGCGAAGGCCAAGGACAAGACCGAGCGCCAGAACTGCGGCGCGCGCTGA